The Thalassotalea psychrophila genome window below encodes:
- a CDS encoding SDR family oxidoreductase: protein MNNLKGKTIFITGASRGIGREIALKCAKDGANIVIAAKSTEPHPKLPGTIHTVAQEVIAAGGQALAIKLDVRDQQNFADALKQAADTFGGIDAVINNAGAIRLTCAEETEIKRFDLIYQINTRAVLLGSQLALPYLKDSKNAHIINLSPPLNLDPKWLKPYIPYTITKYGMSLLTLGLAEEFREYNIAVNSLWPKTTIATAAVEFEVGEEILANSRTPAIMADAAYEMLTSNSSDFTGQLLLDETILRDKGVTDFTDYQHDPHCTELHKDLYVD from the coding sequence ATGAATAATTTGAAAGGTAAAACAATTTTTATCACCGGTGCCAGTCGCGGCATAGGTAGGGAAATAGCATTAAAGTGTGCAAAAGACGGGGCGAATATTGTTATTGCGGCAAAATCCACAGAGCCACACCCAAAGTTACCGGGCACCATACATACCGTTGCCCAGGAAGTCATCGCCGCTGGTGGACAGGCACTGGCAATCAAGCTTGATGTTCGTGATCAGCAAAACTTCGCTGACGCTTTAAAGCAGGCTGCCGATACCTTTGGCGGCATTGATGCTGTTATTAATAATGCCGGTGCCATTCGTTTGACCTGTGCAGAAGAGACAGAAATCAAACGTTTTGATTTAATTTATCAAATCAATACCAGAGCGGTATTACTTGGTTCACAGCTAGCTTTGCCTTACCTAAAAGATTCAAAAAATGCTCATATCATTAACTTATCACCCCCTTTAAACCTGGATCCTAAATGGTTGAAGCCTTATATCCCATATACCATCACTAAATATGGCATGTCGTTATTAACCTTAGGGTTGGCGGAAGAATTCCGTGAATATAATATTGCGGTAAATTCATTATGGCCGAAAACAACTATTGCCACGGCAGCCGTTGAGTTTGAAGTAGGCGAAGAAATTCTGGCAAACTCTCGCACACCTGCCATCATGGCTGATGCAGCTTATGAGATGTTAACAAGCAACAGCAGTGACTTTACCGGGCAATTACTACTCGACGAAACCATATTACGTGATAAAGGCGTCACCGACTTTACCGACTATCAGCATGATCCTCATTGTACAGAGCTTCATAAAGACCTTTACGTAGATTAA
- a CDS encoding acetyl/propionyl/methylcrotonyl-CoA carboxylase subunit alpha — translation MTNFSKILIANRGEIAVRVISTAKAMGYRTVAVYSEADATALHVQMADQAVLIGAPAVNESYLVAEKLIDAAERTGADAIHPGYGFLSENANFAQLCAQHNITFIGPSAEAIELMGSKRLSKIAMLEAGVPCIPGYQGAEQSDQCLLREADKIGFPLMIKASAGGGGRGMRLVFDPNEVAAALKSARSEALSAFANGELILERAVMQPRHIEIQIFADNAGNTVYLGERDCSIQRRHQKVVEEAPSPFVDENLRQKMGTAAVNAAKACNYAGAGTVEFLVDSDGQFYFLEMNTRLQVEHPVTELITGLDLVAWQLKVAAGEQLPLTQQQVKLNGHAMEVRLYAEDPSNNFMPQTGEALTWQLPEQDGVRIDHGICQGQTISPHYDPMLAKIITFGENRQEARRKLICTVEDTVLLGVNNNKRFLSNILKHEVFAQGQATTAFIEQHFADDCSLHAGQTSIKTQAIAAILMHEQASKKTAASDELLSLQNGIAIPWHYVLTNDSEEYALKLEIDNSTAPSFTVSSATESITLEIVEIGKTRLKYLHNNILESIPFVFNQQALFIDAEFGNSCFENITHAPVSAKEKTGSGKIQAPMDGAIVEVMTRTGQQVSKGESIVVLEAMKMEHTIKADIDGVIESIHTSAGEQVKNKQLLVTIANNNNDQ, via the coding sequence ATGACAAATTTTTCCAAAATTTTAATCGCCAACCGTGGTGAGATTGCGGTTAGAGTGATATCAACCGCCAAAGCGATGGGCTATAGAACCGTTGCGGTTTATAGTGAAGCCGATGCAACCGCCTTACATGTTCAAATGGCAGATCAAGCAGTCTTGATAGGAGCTCCTGCGGTAAATGAATCTTATCTGGTTGCTGAAAAATTGATAGATGCGGCTGAACGCACCGGTGCCGATGCCATTCACCCCGGATATGGCTTTTTATCTGAAAATGCTAACTTTGCACAACTGTGCGCACAACACAATATCACTTTTATCGGTCCATCAGCTGAGGCAATTGAACTGATGGGTAGCAAACGATTATCAAAAATAGCCATGTTAGAAGCCGGTGTGCCATGTATACCCGGCTATCAGGGTGCTGAGCAAAGTGATCAATGTCTACTCCGAGAAGCCGATAAAATAGGCTTCCCTTTGATGATCAAGGCCTCAGCTGGTGGTGGCGGCCGTGGTATGCGACTGGTATTTGATCCAAACGAAGTAGCAGCGGCGCTTAAAAGTGCCCGCTCTGAAGCATTATCAGCATTTGCTAATGGTGAACTTATTTTGGAGCGCGCAGTAATGCAGCCCCGTCATATTGAAATCCAGATTTTCGCAGATAATGCCGGCAATACTGTTTACTTAGGTGAACGCGATTGCTCGATTCAAAGACGCCATCAAAAGGTAGTCGAAGAAGCCCCTTCCCCTTTCGTTGATGAAAATTTACGACAGAAAATGGGTACTGCTGCAGTTAATGCCGCCAAAGCTTGTAATTATGCCGGTGCCGGCACAGTTGAATTTTTAGTGGATAGCGATGGTCAGTTTTATTTTCTCGAAATGAACACCCGGTTGCAGGTAGAGCATCCGGTCACGGAACTTATCACTGGCTTAGACTTGGTCGCCTGGCAATTAAAAGTAGCGGCAGGAGAACAGCTACCGCTGACTCAGCAACAGGTGAAACTGAACGGTCATGCTATGGAAGTTCGACTTTATGCAGAAGATCCCAGCAATAATTTTATGCCTCAAACAGGCGAGGCACTGACCTGGCAATTACCTGAGCAGGATGGGGTTCGTATTGACCACGGTATTTGCCAGGGGCAAACCATCAGCCCCCATTATGATCCTATGCTAGCGAAAATAATTACCTTCGGCGAAAACCGGCAAGAGGCCAGACGGAAATTAATTTGTACCGTTGAAGACACTGTTTTATTAGGGGTCAATAACAACAAACGCTTTTTATCAAATATTTTAAAGCATGAGGTATTTGCTCAGGGTCAGGCCACAACCGCATTTATCGAGCAGCACTTTGCAGATGACTGCAGTTTACATGCCGGCCAAACTTCAATAAAAACGCAGGCAATTGCAGCAATATTAATGCACGAGCAGGCAAGCAAAAAAACTGCAGCGTCAGATGAACTGCTCAGTTTGCAAAATGGCATCGCAATTCCCTGGCATTACGTATTAACCAATGACAGTGAGGAATATGCACTGAAACTTGAAATTGATAACAGCACAGCGCCATCTTTTACCGTCAGTTCAGCAACGGAAAGCATCACCCTTGAAATTGTGGAAATAGGCAAAACCAGGCTTAAGTATCTCCACAATAATATCCTTGAAAGCATCCCGTTTGTATTCAATCAACAGGCATTATTCATTGATGCCGAATTTGGTAATAGCTGTTTCGAAAACATAACGCATGCCCCAGTTTCGGCAAAAGAAAAAACTGGCAGTGGTAAAATTCAAGCACCGATGGATGGTGCAATTGTTGAAGTAATGACCCGTACAGGACAACAGGTAAGCAAAGGCGAAAGCATTGTGGTTTTAGAAGCTATGAAAATGGAACACACAATCAAAGCAGACATAGATGGTGTTATAGAATCGATTCATACCAGTGCTGGTGAGCAAGTTAAAAATAAACAATTACTGGTAACGATTGCCAACAATAACAATGATCAATAA
- a CDS encoding enoyl-CoA hydratase/isomerase family protein — translation MKTLPDCEHLLLNEQNGVLAITLNRPEVRNAMNLALVNQLMTVFTAIEQVPAIKVVVLRGANGNFCAGGDLKDMANARKAVNAGKDDVKDPFYQLNRAFGQMISQINAAPQVVITLLEGIVLGGGFGLACISDIAIADSQTQFGLPETRLGLPPAQIAPFVVERIGLTQARRIMLTGARFDGVEAKNFGVVHFVSNSNEEMSQLLAQQLAQIQLCAPNANRTTKRIMLSVGKIANKTLLDNAAQDFSMAIQSAEGIEGTNAFIEKRPANWVR, via the coding sequence ATGAAAACTTTACCCGATTGCGAGCATTTATTACTTAACGAACAAAATGGTGTGCTTGCTATCACCCTGAACCGACCTGAAGTACGTAATGCAATGAATCTGGCGTTGGTAAACCAATTGATGACTGTTTTTACTGCCATCGAGCAAGTTCCGGCGATTAAAGTTGTGGTGCTACGCGGCGCAAACGGCAATTTTTGTGCCGGCGGTGACCTAAAAGATATGGCAAATGCCCGTAAAGCCGTGAACGCGGGCAAGGATGATGTCAAAGATCCTTTTTATCAATTAAACCGGGCATTTGGCCAGATGATCAGCCAAATTAATGCAGCCCCTCAGGTGGTGATCACGTTACTCGAAGGCATAGTATTAGGTGGAGGCTTCGGACTGGCTTGTATCAGCGACATTGCCATTGCCGACAGTCAAACTCAGTTTGGTTTGCCTGAAACCCGTTTAGGATTGCCGCCAGCTCAAATAGCCCCATTTGTGGTAGAAAGAATCGGCTTAACTCAGGCCAGACGAATCATGCTAACCGGCGCACGTTTTGATGGCGTTGAAGCGAAAAACTTTGGTGTTGTGCACTTCGTCAGTAACAGTAATGAAGAGATGTCACAACTATTGGCTCAGCAATTAGCGCAAATCCAATTATGTGCGCCCAATGCTAACCGAACCACAAAACGTATCATGCTAAGTGTCGGTAAAATTGCCAATAAAACATTGCTCGATAATGCCGCGCAAGACTTTTCAATGGCAATACAATCTGCAGAAGGTATTGAAGGAACGAACGCATTCATTGAAAAACGCCCGGCAAACTGGGTTAGGTAA
- a CDS encoding acyl-CoA dehydrogenase family protein, whose product MIFTQEHEELKRTTRSFIENEINPFADEWELAGHFPAKEVFKKMGVLGLLGITKPEKFGGIALDYSFEVAFAEEIGGAICGGVPLSIGVQTNMATPALAQFGSDQLRHEFLAPALTGEMIASIAVSEPAAGSDVASITTTAVKSGDDYIINGSKMWITNATQADFFCLLANTSEGSRHKNKSLIIVPANLPGISIGEKLHKLGMRSSDTAPVFFDNVRVPQRYLIGEEGKGFTYQMLQFQEERLFGAAMNLKYLELCINSTIDYTRERKAFGQSLLDNQMIHFRLAEMQTEIEALRSMLYRATEKHIVGDDISLLASMTKLKAGKLTREIPDSCLQFWGGMGYIEETIVNRIYRDCRLTAIGGGADEVMMGIISKMMGTHPGKKK is encoded by the coding sequence ATGATATTTACCCAAGAACATGAAGAACTGAAAAGAACAACAAGAAGTTTTATCGAAAATGAAATCAACCCGTTTGCAGATGAATGGGAATTAGCCGGTCACTTTCCAGCCAAAGAAGTCTTTAAAAAGATGGGTGTTCTTGGTTTACTTGGCATTACCAAACCAGAAAAATTTGGCGGTATTGCACTCGATTACAGTTTTGAAGTGGCCTTTGCTGAAGAAATAGGCGGAGCGATATGCGGCGGTGTACCTTTATCTATCGGTGTTCAAACCAATATGGCAACCCCGGCACTGGCTCAGTTTGGCAGTGATCAGCTTCGGCATGAATTTTTAGCACCAGCGCTAACTGGCGAGATGATAGCAAGCATTGCAGTATCTGAGCCTGCGGCAGGTTCTGATGTTGCGTCAATTACCACGACAGCCGTTAAAAGCGGTGATGATTATATAATTAACGGCAGCAAAATGTGGATCACTAATGCCACTCAAGCCGACTTTTTCTGCTTGTTAGCCAATACCAGTGAAGGCAGTCGTCATAAAAACAAATCACTCATTATTGTGCCGGCGAATTTACCAGGGATTAGTATTGGTGAAAAACTGCATAAGTTGGGCATGCGCTCCTCTGATACTGCGCCGGTATTTTTTGATAATGTGCGGGTACCACAACGTTATTTAATTGGTGAAGAAGGCAAAGGTTTCACCTATCAAATGCTGCAGTTTCAAGAAGAAAGGTTATTTGGTGCCGCGATGAACCTTAAATACCTGGAACTATGTATCAACAGCACCATCGACTATACCCGAGAGCGCAAAGCTTTTGGCCAGTCGTTATTAGACAATCAGATGATCCACTTTCGTTTAGCTGAGATGCAAACTGAAATTGAGGCATTGCGTTCTATGCTTTATCGCGCCACAGAAAAACATATTGTCGGCGACGATATCAGTTTACTTGCCTCAATGACAAAGCTAAAAGCAGGAAAATTAACCAGAGAAATTCCTGATTCCTGTTTACAGTTTTGGGGAGGCATGGGTTATATCGAAGAAACCATTGTTAACCGTATTTACCGAGATTGTCGCTTAACGGCTATTGGTGGCGGCGCTGATGAAGTGATGATGGGCATTATCAGTAAGATGATGGGCACGCATCCGGGAAAGAAAAAATAA
- a CDS encoding acyl-CoA carboxylase subunit beta: protein MPKLASGIDTNSLDFSENSSAMITAIDSFRAIENKVITTAEKARARYEKRGMLMPRERLSLLLDQGSAFLELSSLAGFMMYDDTDGTGAGAGVISGIGYVSGVRCLIIVDNFAIKGGTITPIGLQKKLRLQQIALENKLPIVSLAQSGGANLTYAAETFVQGGRGFANQARLSAAGIPQITVVHGSATAGGAYQPGLSDYIIMVREQATMYLAGPPLLKAATGEIADDETLGGANMHTSESGVGDYLAENDSDGIRIARDILAQMPWNEQLPHQQKLSYEKPIFSAEELIGIVPADAKTPYDCKEIISRIVDASNFLEFKHEYDQQTICGHAKIAGKSCGIIGNNGPITSAGAAKAGQFIQLCEQSNTPLLFLHNITGFMVGTEPEHSGIIKHGSKLIQAVANATVPKFSINVGGSYGAGNYAMCGRGFDPRFLFSWPNSTTAVMGAAQAGMVLRIVAEAKMRKQGNIDQDKLASVEKATSEMMQSKTTALACTARIEDDGLIDPRDTRTIIALLLDICNEAEQRKVRSNTFGIARF, encoded by the coding sequence ATGCCTAAATTAGCATCAGGTATCGATACCAATAGCCTTGATTTTTCAGAAAACAGCAGTGCCATGATCACCGCCATTGACAGTTTTCGAGCCATAGAAAACAAAGTGATAACTACGGCAGAAAAAGCACGTGCACGTTATGAAAAACGCGGTATGTTAATGCCAAGAGAGCGATTAAGCCTGTTACTAGATCAAGGCTCGGCTTTTCTCGAACTAAGCTCCCTCGCCGGATTTATGATGTATGACGACACCGACGGTACAGGTGCCGGAGCGGGTGTTATTTCTGGTATCGGTTATGTCAGTGGTGTGCGTTGCCTGATCATCGTCGATAATTTTGCCATCAAAGGCGGTACGATCACGCCAATAGGCTTACAAAAAAAATTACGCTTGCAACAAATTGCCCTGGAAAATAAATTGCCGATAGTGTCACTAGCCCAAAGTGGTGGTGCAAACTTAACTTATGCTGCCGAAACGTTTGTCCAGGGCGGCAGAGGATTTGCCAACCAGGCCAGGTTATCTGCCGCGGGCATTCCACAAATCACCGTCGTTCACGGCAGTGCAACGGCAGGTGGAGCCTATCAACCGGGTTTATCCGATTACATCATTATGGTGCGCGAGCAAGCCACTATGTACCTGGCTGGACCGCCATTATTAAAAGCCGCTACCGGTGAAATCGCAGATGATGAAACCCTCGGCGGCGCCAATATGCATACCAGTGAATCTGGTGTTGGCGACTATCTTGCTGAAAATGATAGCGATGGTATTCGAATTGCCAGAGATATCCTGGCGCAAATGCCCTGGAATGAACAATTACCTCACCAGCAAAAATTATCTTATGAAAAGCCCATTTTTTCGGCTGAAGAATTAATAGGCATAGTCCCTGCTGATGCCAAAACTCCGTATGATTGCAAGGAGATAATTTCCAGAATTGTCGATGCTTCAAATTTTCTGGAGTTTAAACATGAATATGATCAACAAACCATTTGTGGCCATGCCAAAATTGCCGGAAAAAGTTGCGGGATAATCGGTAACAACGGCCCTATTACGTCTGCCGGCGCGGCAAAAGCCGGACAGTTTATACAACTGTGTGAACAGTCAAATACACCGCTGTTATTTTTACACAATATCACCGGCTTTATGGTCGGTACCGAGCCAGAGCACAGCGGTATTATAAAACACGGCTCCAAACTGATTCAGGCTGTCGCCAATGCAACCGTGCCAAAATTTAGTATTAATGTCGGTGGCTCATATGGTGCCGGCAACTATGCCATGTGTGGCAGGGGCTTTGATCCGCGTTTTCTGTTTTCCTGGCCGAATAGCACAACGGCCGTTATGGGTGCGGCCCAGGCCGGAATGGTATTACGAATTGTTGCAGAAGCGAAAATGCGTAAACAAGGCAATATAGATCAAGACAAATTAGCCTCTGTGGAAAAAGCCACCAGTGAGATGATGCAAAGCAAAACCACCGCGTTAGCCTGCACCGCCAGAATTGAAGATGACGGTCTTATCGACCCAAGAGATACCCGAACAATCATTGCGTTGTTATTAGATATTTGTAATGAAGCAGAACAACGAAAAGTTCGTAGCAACACGTTTGGTATTGCCCGTTTTTAA
- a CDS encoding SDR family oxidoreductase codes for MTYQSTLAANIFSGQTIIITGGGSGIGRCTAHEMASLGAKVILVGRTQTKLDNVAAEISQDNDLVDTYALDIRDEDEVRACISRLIAKHGVIHGLVNNAGGQFPAKMENISKKGFEAVVANNLTGGFLISREVFRQSMKANGGAIVNITADNLNGMPNMGHSGAARAGVENLTKTQAWEWGQYGVRVNAVAPGWVNSSGFDTYDESMKAMILSLKNHVPLKRVATEAEISSVLSFLISRAANYISGQTIRVDGASSLGSSSVVCPLPSSAATNSESFNGFHRSELPNVLKNNNK; via the coding sequence ATGACTTATCAATCTACATTAGCAGCAAATATATTTAGTGGCCAAACCATCATAATCACCGGCGGTGGTAGTGGTATTGGCCGCTGTACTGCCCATGAAATGGCAAGCTTAGGCGCGAAAGTCATTTTAGTTGGCCGAACCCAGACCAAGTTAGATAACGTTGCAGCTGAGATCAGCCAGGATAATGATTTAGTGGATACCTATGCACTGGATATTCGAGATGAAGACGAAGTACGTGCCTGTATAAGTAGACTAATTGCAAAACACGGTGTCATTCACGGCCTAGTCAATAATGCCGGTGGCCAGTTCCCTGCCAAAATGGAAAATATTTCCAAAAAAGGCTTCGAAGCTGTGGTTGCAAATAATTTAACCGGCGGATTTTTAATCTCCCGAGAAGTATTTCGTCAAAGCATGAAAGCCAATGGTGGTGCCATCGTTAATATTACCGCGGATAATTTAAATGGTATGCCGAATATGGGGCATTCAGGCGCCGCCCGGGCCGGAGTCGAAAATCTTACAAAAACACAGGCCTGGGAATGGGGCCAATACGGTGTCCGGGTTAATGCCGTAGCGCCGGGTTGGGTTAATTCCAGTGGATTTGATACTTATGATGAGTCGATGAAAGCGATGATCCTCAGCCTTAAAAACCATGTACCGCTTAAACGCGTTGCCACCGAAGCCGAAATAAGCTCAGTACTAAGCTTTTTAATCAGCCGGGCTGCCAATTATATCAGTGGCCAGACAATAAGGGTCGACGGTGCATCCTCTTTGGGTTCTAGTTCTGTAGTCTGTCCATTGCCCTCCTCTGCTGCGACCAACAGTGAATCTTTTAATGGATTTCACCGCTCTGAGCTCCCCAACGTATTAAAAAATAATAACAAATAA
- a CDS encoding BKACE family enzyme — MSDKAVITCSLTGVLTDPKQHPVPVTPAQMAASAKQAYDAGASCMHIHFRQQEEGKGHLMCWDPEVALEMSNAIREACPDVIINYTTGTIKRDQQGPINCIRSGKPEIAACNAGSLNYLKVRSNGSWAWPPMLFENPVDKIEELLAVMKETGTRAEFECFDVGIVRAVGMFQEVGIVNRLDYNLVMGVNSGMPVDADLLELLMKYLKPGAHWQTTLIGREEIWPVHRKTAELGGHLRTGVEDTFYLPDGSRTSGNGQLIETLVNYAEAAGRTIATPKEAREIFL; from the coding sequence ATGTCTGATAAAGCAGTCATCACATGTTCATTAACTGGTGTATTAACAGACCCAAAACAGCACCCTGTTCCCGTAACTCCTGCACAAATGGCAGCTTCCGCGAAACAAGCATACGATGCCGGTGCAAGCTGTATGCATATTCATTTTCGTCAACAAGAAGAAGGCAAAGGACACTTGATGTGTTGGGATCCTGAAGTGGCGCTGGAAATGTCAAATGCTATTCGCGAAGCTTGTCCTGATGTGATCATCAATTACACCACAGGTACCATTAAACGCGATCAACAAGGCCCTATTAACTGTATCCGCAGCGGCAAACCAGAAATAGCAGCCTGTAATGCCGGTAGCCTTAATTACCTTAAAGTAAGATCAAATGGCAGTTGGGCCTGGCCACCTATGTTGTTTGAGAATCCGGTAGATAAAATTGAAGAACTTCTGGCAGTGATGAAAGAAACCGGAACCCGTGCCGAGTTTGAATGTTTTGATGTCGGAATTGTCCGTGCTGTTGGCATGTTTCAGGAAGTCGGCATTGTTAACAGGTTAGATTACAACTTAGTCATGGGGGTTAACTCGGGTATGCCGGTTGATGCTGACTTGCTTGAATTGTTGATGAAATATCTAAAGCCAGGAGCACACTGGCAAACCACGTTAATTGGCCGAGAAGAGATCTGGCCTGTTCATCGCAAAACAGCAGAATTGGGTGGCCACTTACGTACAGGAGTCGAAGATACCTTTTATTTACCAGACGGAAGTCGTACCAGCGGTAACGGCCAGCTAATTGAAACCTTAGTTAACTATGCCGAGGCAGCAGGGCGCACTATTGCTACGCCAAAAGAAGCCAGAGAAATATTCTTATAA
- a CDS encoding TetR/AcrR family transcriptional regulator — protein MIENYKYCDEVQLIEADSAKGRLVNVAAKLFNQKGYARTTVRDIASELGILSGSLFHHFPNKEAILCIAMAEAILKASKFMELAMEGTTDAKQQLRILIHCEITALHDENDPGFQLMIPEWRSLNADNRACILSLRQRYEARWHKVLESLQQQSVVNAEARVLRHFIRGALLETCNWYKPSGTLSQKELSDRLFESIIHQQ, from the coding sequence ATGATTGAAAATTATAAATACTGTGATGAGGTTCAGCTAATTGAAGCTGATTCAGCGAAAGGCCGCCTGGTTAATGTTGCTGCAAAGTTATTTAATCAAAAAGGTTATGCCAGAACGACCGTCAGAGATATAGCCTCTGAGTTAGGGATTTTATCTGGTAGCTTGTTTCATCACTTCCCCAATAAAGAAGCAATCCTCTGCATAGCTATGGCAGAAGCCATATTGAAAGCGAGCAAATTTATGGAGCTTGCTATGGAAGGTACAACGGATGCTAAACAGCAACTCAGAATATTAATTCATTGTGAAATTACCGCCTTGCATGATGAAAATGACCCAGGTTTTCAGTTAATGATCCCTGAATGGCGTTCACTCAATGCTGATAATCGAGCTTGCATCTTATCGCTTCGACAACGCTATGAAGCAAGATGGCACAAAGTCCTTGAAAGTTTACAGCAACAAAGTGTTGTTAATGCTGAAGCACGGGTACTGAGACATTTTATCCGTGGAGCATTGCTGGAAACTTGTAATTGGTACAAGCCTAGCGGAACACTCTCTCAGAAGGAGTTATCTGACCGGCTATTTGAAAGTATAATTCATCAGCAATAA
- a CDS encoding AMP-binding protein, whose amino-acid sequence MSIEIQQPLERLYYWEANKPEEIYLKQSYKGEFIEFTWGEVARRARQLAAYLLELNYPVGSRIAIYSQNSPDWFIADFAIMMSGHVSVPLYTGQSMQSMQYVLNHSDCQLILLGQADSPQTINKTLSGMDIKRVALMGCETQCDVCLVDIVENYQPIPDSPLPSLNALYSLMYTSGTTGNPKGVMHHFDNVSLAVTYMAEDFKLTEKSRFFSYLPLSHTAERVLVLLYSLYTGGTVAFPESMETFNSDLKRAKPTFFFSVPRLWQKFKEAIESKISPEAMETMLNDPDQNKVEGFKQQIRTQLGLDCADIIITGSSPTPLELQLWYQNLGMALKNGYGMTENCIHGCICLDNNPVAGTVGKPFNGCEVKIGADNEILFKSKALMKGYYLEPERTAEVLRDGYYHTGDTGMVDEQGLLHVTGRLSEVFKTTKGKFVKPTNIENILGNINCLGQMCVIGHGLDSPFLLAGLSELGKDMDKQSVTLMIEAKLQELNPQLESFERVKQVLLVKDEWTIENELLTPTMKLRRNSISARYISIVNALPADQGVNWQ is encoded by the coding sequence ATGTCGATAGAAATACAGCAACCACTGGAGCGTTTGTACTATTGGGAAGCAAACAAACCTGAAGAAATATATTTAAAGCAGTCATATAAAGGCGAGTTTATTGAATTTACGTGGGGAGAAGTTGCTCGCCGTGCTCGTCAATTAGCGGCATATCTGCTTGAATTAAACTATCCAGTTGGTAGCCGTATTGCTATTTATTCCCAAAATAGCCCTGATTGGTTTATTGCGGATTTTGCCATAATGATGAGTGGTCATGTGAGTGTGCCGCTATATACCGGGCAGTCAATGCAATCGATGCAATATGTATTAAATCATAGTGACTGTCAGCTTATACTTCTTGGCCAGGCAGATTCACCACAAACCATTAATAAAACTTTGTCGGGCATGGATATTAAACGAGTTGCTTTAATGGGATGTGAAACACAATGTGATGTTTGCTTAGTAGACATTGTTGAAAACTATCAACCAATTCCTGATAGCCCCCTACCAAGTCTTAACGCACTTTATTCACTCATGTATACCTCAGGTACCACCGGTAATCCGAAAGGTGTTATGCATCATTTTGACAATGTCTCTTTGGCAGTAACTTACATGGCTGAAGACTTTAAACTGACTGAAAAATCCAGGTTTTTTTCATACCTGCCTTTGTCGCATACAGCAGAGCGTGTGCTGGTATTACTTTATAGTCTGTATACCGGTGGCACGGTTGCTTTTCCTGAATCTATGGAGACATTTAATAGCGACCTGAAACGTGCAAAACCGACATTCTTTTTCTCGGTACCAAGATTATGGCAAAAATTTAAAGAGGCGATAGAGAGCAAAATATCGCCAGAAGCCATGGAGACGATGCTTAATGATCCCGATCAAAATAAAGTCGAGGGATTTAAGCAACAAATCCGCACACAGTTGGGGTTAGATTGTGCCGATATTATCATTACCGGCTCTTCGCCAACCCCTTTAGAATTACAATTGTGGTATCAAAATTTAGGCATGGCACTTAAAAATGGCTATGGCATGACAGAAAACTGTATTCATGGCTGTATCTGTCTCGATAATAACCCGGTAGCAGGAACCGTCGGAAAACCTTTTAACGGTTGTGAAGTAAAAATAGGCGCGGATAACGAAATTTTATTTAAGAGTAAGGCCTTGATGAAAGGCTATTACCTGGAGCCGGAAAGAACGGCCGAAGTGTTACGTGATGGTTATTACCATACCGGCGATACCGGTATGGTTGATGAACAGGGGTTGTTACACGTTACCGGGCGTTTAAGTGAAGTCTTTAAAACCACCAAGGGCAAATTCGTTAAGCCGACAAATATTGAAAATATCTTGGGTAATATCAATTGTTTAGGGCAAATGTGTGTTATTGGACATGGTTTAGATTCGCCATTTTTATTAGCGGGTTTATCTGAACTGGGTAAAGACATGGACAAGCAGAGCGTTACCCTAATGATCGAGGCAAAACTTCAGGAGCTTAACCCGCAACTGGAATCTTTTGAGCGGGTTAAGCAGGTATTATTAGTCAAAGATGAGTGGACAATTGAAAATGAGCTATTAACGCCAACGATGAAATTGCGCCGAAATTCAATTTCAGCACGCTATATATCAATTGTGAATGCCTTACCGGCGGATCAGGGCGTAAATTGGCAGTAA